The following is a genomic window from Chionomys nivalis chromosome 24, mChiNiv1.1, whole genome shotgun sequence.
AAATAAAATCTTTCACATCATAGAAAACTGAACCGTGAAGGATTCATAAAGTCCACCTCAACACTGCATATATAGTAACAATTGCTATAGAGAAGATACATTACAGTGGAATGAGATTCTTGAAGGAGACTTTAGGATCTTTCAGAAATGCCTGCATGTCATGTAAGGACTTTTAagattattattttcatgaaaagtcaCCTATCCCAGGGTAGGCTTTTCAGTGATGTAACTCTCTTTGACTGTTCCATGCTCCTGAATACAActcctcttttatatttttgtaggTAATTCCTATAAACTCACTGGTCTGTCAAGTCAGGACTGATTAGAATCCTTACTTTGGTTGATCATTGGTTCCTTATTTATGGTGAGTAGATGGTTTATTTTGTCTCTATAGTAAACATCACACAAACTATAAAGAAGCATAGTATGGAAAAtccaataaaaaggaaaatcctTGGTTACTTTTCATTTAGATTTCATTGATTTTAGACCTTATTTTGATAATAACTTCCCATACACATTTTTGGTTaacaattattctttttttctaagcaATTCAGATACATTGTAACTAAATTGAGATATCTCAATAATCAATACAGCCACACAATGTTGTAAACTATCCACCTATGACTGCCTTTAATGGTTTCAAGTGGAAAAccacacatcaaaaaaaaaaaaaattgagcagtgCAAACTGTTCTTGAtggcttcacaaagaaacacacaaagttAGATGAGTAGGAAAAGCAACAAAGAACTTGGATGAGTCATAGTAGTAGACATGATCAAAACACACAGTATGGGATTTTTAAAGGTGTAATCCAAATAATTTTAAAGCCAACCACGGAAACAAAAAGCAGTTATAAAGTCAGTTTGGATGAAGTGTGATGTCTTCAGAGTGATATGACCATAAAGAACAAGTATCTGTTGAGCGCTCATCAATGACATATCTATAACGTATCTCCTCccaaacaaaatgctgggaaaagagGAAAGTGGGAAGACCATAAGAACTAGAGTTTGAGGACTACTAAATTCAAACTTTGTCTTCTGGATGTGACAGCACAGCTGTGCTTGGAAACTAAACACAGCTTTAGGTGTCTGGGAGCTCATACCAGTCAACAATCCAATATTGGGTTAgtgataaatgtaattaaaattcatattgagatataaaattctcaaaaatatcacacccttaaataaataaaaaattaaaatccaaacaTTGTACGTGTTAAGGACTGTCTCAATTCAACCTCTTTTAATTAAGAGATTGAATATTTTGATATCTGTATTTCCTGAATGACATTGAAATTTGAgattattagaaaacaaaatagcatcttatataatggaaaaatgagtaatgataaataaaattctaacaagATGTTCTTAGTTTCGAGTTCTCTGGTTATTCAAACTTTAATCTTCATATAGCTGAAAGGAAATTTGCAAGAGTGTATAAGATTATAAATCTTAAACAGGAGATTTTATTGGATCTCTGGATGAGTCTAATTTAATAAGTTAAATTCAAAGTAAGGAAATTTCTTCAACTGCTGTGAGGTACATCATTTAAGGATAGTGAAAGGCAGTTCTGAGTAACTGAAATAGGGAATAGTCAGTACACCCTCTGAGTCTATAAAGGAAGTAGTCTATAATGCAGGTGTGCAAACAGCTGCACGATAAACTCAGAGGAATGGAGAGAAGTCTCATTAAGAAGACTTACCTCTATTGGGAAGAATTGAATTACCCCCAACAACCCCATGGCACCTCATAGGTGACCATATTTCTAGATAAGGGCATCGGATTCCTTTTCCTAGTATCGGTGCACCTCGTGCACAAAACTCATACagtacatgcacataaataaaaaataaaccttattaaacaaaaagtaaatgcAAGTTGAATTCAGTGGTGTTAAATTAGTAACACACTGGAGAATGGAAATGAGGATCAGAAATTGGAAACCCCTGGTACTAAATTCCAGAGAGGTACAACAGTCTGCCTAGAATtccagtacaaaaaaaaaaacagatgaagtGGCACTTAAGGGGCAGACTACTTAGGCTCTGAGTTTGTTGAGCTCTGGACTCAGTCAAAGACTCTCAATATATAAGGGGGATACTAATCATAAAACCTTCCAAAATTGACTCTGGGCCTccaaacacatgcaaacacacatgtgcctgcTCCCCTCTGCAGTTGTACCCACAACACATAAGAACCTTTATACACACATAGGCTGATCACACACACTTgctaaaaatattcttatttatgcAGATGAGATTTGTGAAACCCAGTAGTTCCTGTTATTTCCAGCAGTTACTAGTTTAGTCTGTATTCAGAAAAGTTACTTCacccaaaactgaaaaaaatgtgaTTCATAGAATGGTAGCctgtattgtttgtttttgataaaatTTCACTCTCTAAAGCAGTCTCAATAAACAGTTTAGGTAGCACTCTCTCTAAATTGTCTAACATGACTGCATGCATTGCACTTAGGTTTActaaagagagatacagtaaacaAATCGGCACCTTACACAAAGAAATATCAAAAGTGAAAATAATGAATTACATTTAGGGGactattatttgtcttttttatttacattgcTACAACTTTATAATCCCTAAAATggcaatattttatatattttaaattgtttaatcAAAGCATAAATGCTTGGCATGCATTGGCAGAAATATCAATATCTCAACCTGTAATGAAAACAAAAGTTAGAGTATAATTTCCCAGGATGATCAAAGAAGAGACATTGTAAATATCTTATTTGTAAAGTCACAATGAGCATGAACTACTACAAGTAAATGATGAGAATAATCaaataagttttcaaaataaatatgaaagcatCATGGCAGTGACCACCACGTGAAAGTGTACATCACTTTTGCAGAAGTTAAAGCACTTTAGCAAGTTTCAGATTTTCCTTAGCTACCAGTTCTGGTGTCACAGAAGAAAATTACTGTTTCTGGTGGTGAAAAGGACATCGCAGTTGAATCTGGAGAATAAGAATGCTGTTCCATGCTTAtcatttttgcaaaaaaaaaaaagaacaaaataaagaaggTATTGTGTAAGCAGATAGAATTTTTCAGTCTCCCAAAACGTTAGCAGCTGCTCTCTAAGACGAGTGAAACCTGCTAGGCTGGAAATGACACTGCACAGTTAATTCTCCAATGGCTTTTTATCATCATTAACAAATGTTCTTATGGAGAATGAGTTACATGTTGCCCCAGTATTGGCTGAAATGGAGGGATAAGCAGAGGTGTTTAGAAGGTGTATATTGTTAGTTCATTTAACAGAAGCTGGAActattgtttattgtttataatCCATAGCCTGAACTAAGATTTAGCACGTACCATTGAATTTGCTATTTTGCAGAAGGAAGGGTGAGATTGCAGTTATGAATCCATCTAAAGTAAGGTGTGTGCTTTCAGGTCACTAAGGAATATGGTTATCCCAATGTTTCAAAAATACAATTTATGTTTTTCTCTCCAATTTTATTAGAGTTCTGATAACATTTTGTATCAGCTAATATACCCCCATGTtacaggattttcttttctttcatcttttcctatttgtcctgTTTTGTTCTCCTGACTATGGCATGGTATCTTCTGgatgtttattttctctaaagtTCAGAGTGCAATTTAATTACCACTATAACAACATTTATATGGAGACCACACCACccttgtgaatatgtattatttaaCAGGGTttggagcctggagagatggcacagcactgaagagtacttactgctctttcagaagacacaGATTTGATTCTAgaaactcacatggtggctcacaactatttgtaaatCCTGTTTTACTgtatctgacatcctcttctggcccttggcaccagacatgcatattTTACTCAGACACACGTGTAGGTTAATCACACttatatatagagaaaataattacagttcataaaacattttaacacaGGGACTCGAAGAATGAGCTATCTCTCTTCCACTTCTGTTGCCTCAATAAGTAACACAAGGCAATACTCATAGACTCTAACTGCTTAGCTTTGAACTTTAACCTTCAAAAGTGTCGGCAGATACATTTCTGGGTTcttatatgtttgtttttgttttgatttgtttttaacaaattttTCATCTCAGGCATTCtctaataaaaacaagcaaaaactaagAAAATCATGCCTTTTTACAAACCTGAATTCATTTTACTTAATTATTGAATAAAAAACTaatagtcaaaaaataaaaaattatctgaaacttttatattatataaaattatttcattaaagtTTAATTTCTTACACAATTGTTACCATAAGCTGTGAATAAAACATACCAATGAAAGgaaattttctaaaaagaaaaagagcaatttGACTAGGCTTCTCCATTGCCCAAATGTTAATTCCAGGAATTTCTCTCCTGGATAAAATTAATGCcctttcaaataaattttgttaGTGTCTCTTGCATTTTGACATAGAAAACCAAGATTGTACCCGCAACAATGAATAAGTCTTCAAAATGTTTGGCATTGCTGAGGTGGGATTTGTATGCTAGGTAATCTTTaactatataatttaattttctcagattATGGGCTGAAAATACTGCCCAGTCTCTAATGTTTGAAGCTATATTTATAATACAGACTAATATAGGCTTCTACCGCAATTATACAGAGTCAGTTTATACTTAAAGCAGATATTTCATAGTAtaagcttttctaacttaaagtATCCCATTTCGCTTTAACTGtgttttgcctctggactttaaCCTATTTTATTCTCTCCCTTTTTCTGACTTACTTACTCcagggctggctgtgtggctgtgtggctgtgtggctgtgtggctggttgctgatgtcctcttttcttccttttctctcttctcattctCTTCCCAAGATTTTTCCTCGTATTTTTAatctctctgccctccagccccacctatttctcctcttcctagctattggccattcagcactTTGTTtgacaatcaggtgttttaggcaggcaaagtaacacaactttacagagttaaacaagtgcaacataaaagaatgaaacacatctttgcatcattaaacaaatattccacaccataaaaatgtaacatatcttaaactaatattcaaTAACAGGCTACCCTTGTCCTCACTCTgtgtcttataaaggaaataacaTCTTTGAAAGGAGGCAATAAGGCATAAAAATTACCAAAAATTCATTATACATGTAAATGTAAAattgccaaagaataaaaaataaatgcatatggaAAAAACAATGTAATCAAAGTATTATAGACTACTCAGTAGCATCCAGGCATTGTTTGTTTAACCAATATTTGATTTGTTATTAGTTTTTAGAGAAATTCTGAGAATATTTCAGTTTCCTTGTTGCTGATCTTCCCGAAACCAAAGTAGTTAATCTGCGATCTTATTCTTGTTTCAGAGTATGTGGAGATACCTAACATATCTTCCAGTATGTAATTCACTGAAAAATTACACCACTCAATATTTGATTTATTCATCTCTTTCTTAAACTACCAACATCTAGCTTTGataaatgtttttttatgaaattatcaattcaataaaatacttacattGCTATTGAAAAAATAATTGCAGGAATCTgatacacatttatttttccaaatttatgTATATTCTATCTACCTAATATCACATATCCTACAGTTTTTGTTCTATGTTCAATTTAACACAATGAATACTTTATTAGCAATGCACCCTTTGAACTATCAATTCTTTAAACAGTGTTTTCAAAATCTGTACTAAGTTTTTTATACTCAATTCTATTTGAGATTTGCTGTAATGGCAACAAATACTCTATTTCACTCCTATACACAGTTACAGTCcatgaattgttttttttttatagaaaatattccCATTATATGTTCTTAGTCAACTATTCAAATGGAAAAATTTTGGTGATAACACATTTAGTACTGTGAAACACTTTATTTCTACTCAAAAATAAAGCATAGTGTTATTTTCTGAATACTTCTCATCACAGTTGAGGAAGTGAGTACCATAAAGCATAAGGTTGGTATTTCAATCCTGGCTCAGACTCTGACCCGAAATAACTGACCTGAAAACTACTAGACCCTTCTCAAAATAAATCCCTGGGTCTTATAACTGAAGGGCTTAAATTTCTGAAACCGAACTCAGAGTCCTATCTAGCAAGTTGTTGAACTGGAACATGAATTAAAATCCCAATCTCACAGGATATCTTTAGAAGGAATATGACCCTGAAAGTTGTAATGGGGCATATGGGGAGAACCAATTTGTCAAGGAACATCTAGCCTGTTGCTTATGCCAAGTCTTCAACACCAGTTCAGCAGTGTTTCTACGAGTCCATGAGATAGCTCCCTCTTCTTTACTTGAGGAATATGTCCTAATCTCCCTCTGCTCTGTCACCATACAGAGGTCAGTTAGTTTCAAAATCATCTAAGTACATCTCCTAGTTTCTAGAACTCCAACCTGAAACAttccccccacaaaaaaagccTACTAACAATACCATTAAAATTAACAcatgacaaaatattttaaaaaataaaatatcgcatacattttataaattacATGGGCATAAATTTGGAGTATGGGATGTGTCTGAAGAATATCACTCCGGTCTCGAGGACGTACAGATAATTATTAATTGAATTTTTCAGAATTTATTGAAATAGAGAAACTGCATAGATATTCTGGGTCCTTCCATTAAATGGAACTCTCTACACTTTCCTTGAATTTAGAGGAACATCCTTTTCCCATAAGTGTTCCACATCAGTTCTTTTATAAAGTAGGAAAAAATGGTGGCTTCCAGTGAGGCTCGAAGGGaagtctctgcatttgttttagGCTTCTGTGCAAGCttctctgaagcacaattaataaaaacccagagacaggctCTTACAGTCCAAAATAGAGATCCTGACTCCAGGAAACTCAGAAAAAGAATGCGAGTGAGAACTGTCTCCCCCCATATTTCATGATCCTCTCTAGTTTTGGGATTAagagtgtgcactaccaccacccgaTTTCTCCTGCAAGCCAGCGTAGCTGCTAGGATTAAatatgtgtgtcattgtggctactgggattaaaggtgtgtgttattgctggcCCTTCTATGAGGTGGgacagtgtggctgttttacttttctgatcctcaggcaagctttatctattaaaatacaaatgaaatgccactacactccTCTGTCATCACAGGAACTTTCTGGTTTAACAGATCTGATGATCTTGAAATATTTATGGCAAAGAGATTTTGTATTTGGATCCTTTGGCACACTCATATAGATGAGGGTGGCAAAAGTGTATTAATATTCACAGCAAACTCATGTCATTCTCTGCACCAAACCAGTGCTATTTTTGGCATAATATTTCATTCACTACCCAGCCTTTACTGAGACAGTTTTGCAATGGTCCATCAAAACAAGGAGATCAAAATTTACAGCTTTTCATCAGCATATATTGGTAGTTTTAATTAATTCTAataaatggaaaaacaacaaaaattaaaaaaatttaaggctGGGTCGTGgcgatacacacctttaatttcagcactcaggaggcagagacaggcaaatttctgtgagttcaaggcctaactggtttacagaacaagttccaggatagcctccaaagatacagagaaaccatgttttgaaaagcaaaaacaaacaaacaagcaaaaagaaggaaaaacaagaaatcaattcaaaccagaaaaagaaaaaaagtttattatCTCATTTGGAAAAGTAGCTCTAACTTCCTATTTTACTTTAGACATATGCAAACAAAATATTCATCATGCCTCCAAATGCTGACAGTTTAGGCACTGAACGCTGTATAACAGTTATGTAAATAATTTATTACTCATGTATGTGCAGTCCTTGTTGTAGTCCCGTATGATTACAGATTTTCGCATTCCCTGTGGTTGTCAATGATCATATTTTTAATCTCGATCTCATACCTATACTGAATGTATACAGATATTTTTCACATTCTATAATCATTAGAGTGTAACAGCTATTTGAATACCATTTGCAATGGATAACtaaagccaacatcaaattaaatgaagacaaCCTGAAAGCAATTCTACTCAATTCAGGGACAtaacaaggctgtctactctctccatacctatttaatatagtacCAGATGTTCTATCCAGAGAAATGAGTGAGTcaggacaccacacacacacacacacacacacacacacacacacacacacacacacggcaacaGAAAAAGATCTCAAAGAAGCAATTAAAGTGTTCTCAAAGCAGCTCACAGAGACTTacctgacaaccagggagcctgcaggagACCGACCTGGCTTTTCTGCACATacgttacagttgtgtagcttgattaTCTTCTGGGACTTTTAACAGTGGAAGCAAGAACTGTCTTGATTCTGTTGCCTGTTTTGGGGACCTTTTCCTCCTCAAGAATTGCCTGGTCtagccttaatagaagaggaggtgcctagtcttttTGTAATTTGATATACCATGACTGGTTGACATCCATGGGAGGctttcccttttctgaagagTAATAAAAGAGTGAAAATGGGGGAGGAATtcggaggagaggaggggagggaaactgCAGtcgggttttttattttttgtttttttttttttttaaagaaaacaagctctctcctccagcccggcaagatgcccaagggaaagaaggccaaggggaagaaggtggCCCCGGCCCCCGCCGTCGTGAAGAAGCAGGAGGCGAAGAAGGTGGTGAATCCTTTGTTTGAGAAGAGGCCTAAGAACTTCGGCATTGGGCAGGAcatccagcccaagagagatctCACACGCTTCGTCAAATGGCCCCGCTACATCAGGCTGCAGCGGCAGAGGGCCATCCTCTATAAGCGCCTCAAAGTTCCTCCTGCCATTAACCAGTTCACCCAGGCCCTGGACCGGCAAACAGCTACCCAGTTGCTTAAACTTGCCCACAAGTACAGGCCAGAgaccaagcaggaaaagaagcagaggctgctggcccgtgctgagaagaaagctgccGGCAAAGGGGATGTCCCAACTAAGAGACCACCTGTCCTTCGAGCGGGCGTCAATACAGTCACCACTTTGGTagagaacaagaaggctcagctggtggTGATTGCCCACGACGTAGACCCCAAtgagctggtggtcttcctgcctgccctgtgtcgcaagatgggggtcccctactgcatcatcaagggaaaggccaggctgggacgGCTGGTCCACAGGAAGACATGCACCACTGTTGCCTTCACACAGGTTAACTCGGAAGACAAGGGTGCTCTGGCCAAGCTGGTGGAAGCTATTAGAACCAATTACAACGACAGATATGATGAGATCCGCCGCCACTGGGGAGGCAACGTCCTGGGTCCTAAATCTGTGGCTCGAATTGCCAAGCTGGAAGaggcaaaggccaaagaactcgccactaaactgggttaaatgtactgctgagttttctgtacataaatataattataaaactttaaaaaaaaaagaaaacaaacaaatgaaaaaatccTCTCTCCTTTCAGAATTAGAAAAGAAGTAGCTTCTGCTTTATACTATCCCCTTTCTGCTGCTTTACTATGACATTACTTAACACCCAGTATGTGTTCATTTTGAGTAACATGGCATCCATAATTGACTCTTCACCTATATCATTAGTTATACTTACAACGCTACATACACCGCAGATTTCCCATCTAAATAAGTGTATGTTGCACAATATTTTAGTTTAGATTTAGTCATAGTCATCAAGGACTCTgtgattttctcttattttcatgtttattcacACATTTACTAAAATATTCAGTTGTTTTCACTAATGATAAGAGCTCTTGAAAGAGACCTTTTGTCCAATTTGAACAAATAAAGCAATAAAGGACGTTAAAGGGAAAGTCTCATGTACTTTAAAGTACATAATAGTTTTGGTGAATCAACAAACAAGAACCCATCTTAAAACTGCAGCTGCTGATAATTCCAAACTCAGACACATAAAGAACTACTCTTCAAAGTTGAAATCAACTCATATATAGTTTTAGTATCTAGgtgacctttcttctttttttccagtggTTGCCCATGAAACCTTTGTGCCTtcgcaacttttttttttgtctttagatGTGTTCCTTTAAGTGATATATCCAACCCCAAATAGCTTCTGTACTTCCTCATAAGCCATTTCTTGCTCTGTGGGGAACTGATAGAGAAGACCTGACCTTGGTTTTAAAggaaattgaaagaagaaaaggagcgGAAACTAAAGCAATGCAAAGACCTGCCCTATTCAAGGTCAGACACAAATCAGAATATAAGCTATTCCAGAAACGTGTTATTCCCATAGCTTTCTCTTTTAACTGTTTTTAAACATCCTAAGTATATTGTGTATGTTAAAAGGATAAAAGCATATCCCAGAACACTATATAGCTATATATGCCCATGTATCAATATTATAAAGACCAGGATGCATAGGATTCTTTTATTCATGGTTATGTATCACTAGCATTTATTATTTGATTAGAGTCCGAAATATTGTTCTCTTTTATTTGTCAGTAACATCTGAGGAGCCTTAACTGTAAATGATTGACAATTCCCCATTAGATCATAGAATGTATTGCTGTGGCATGATTTTGGATAAAATAGAACCACTGGGAATGATGAGATTTAGGCATGATCTAGAAGTCCTCTGAAGCCTTGGCTGTTATGTTCTGTGCAGTTTCCAAACTTCTTTGTCAACAAATGTATCTCATAGCAAGAATAATTATTAAGTCTCCAAATCTGCACATTTCATATGCCTTTACTTTCTgactgtttcttttataaattattaaagtAAACACCTAACAAATGTTCTAATATCAGACTTTCCATTATCTAATTATaccaaaatacatttatttcataGTCTCTTTCAATCCATTAACTTATGTTAGTTCTAAGagtcataaaaggaaaataaggcatagaaaggaaaataatgtcATAAAGATAAAAAGTTGTCATAaagatattttatcttttatgatgTTATTGAAATATGAAACCACTTTTGTCGATGAGACGGTAACATTATACTGGTGGTTGTGGCCAAATATTTATGCAGGGGTTGTAGGAGACAGAATTTCTAAAGAATATAAGtgaaaagtacaaagaaaaacTACACAAGTATATTCTTCTGGATTAATTTTTAACATAGGCAAGTACCTCAAGATACCCTTTCATCAGCTGCTCCTAATTTCCTTCTGCAGTCttctttcaaaagaaattattcaaCCTGTTCTGAGCATTATAACTTTTGCgtgttgtgatatatatatatatatatgtgtgtgtgtgtgtgtgtgtgtgtgtgtgtgtgtgtgtgtgatttgcatACAAGAGAAAATATACATGAAAAGGATAGACAAAAATGATCATACAAATGAATAtgcttattgttttctttctgccaTGTTTATCTGTGAAATATGTACATTTTTCTAaggtttccttttttatttttttcttcacacaAAACAGAACACTCCTAAGGAAACTGATTTTTTCCGGTCAGAAAGAAGTGGCAATGGCCATGGTACGTGAACTCAGGTTGCCTGTAGTGAATTTTTTCCCTATGGGAAGATGTCATATGTGCCTTTCATGTCATAGAACTAAAGAAATCCATAAATCCATGAAGTAACCAAACACTTGTGGAGACATCACAGAGTCTCATTGCAGCAGATTATGAAATATTTCCTCTGTAGGTTTCAAACATTATAACTGTGCAGTTTTATGAGCTGCCTAGTCCATTCATTATAAAGGTTATACAAAACAGCTAGTTAGATACAGGGTTTGGCAGCAAATGTTTaataaccagaagaaaaagacagttccagataattctttgttttccatttgttaCATTCATTCTTTGCAGAATCATGGAACTCCAGACAGTCAATCTATCGGGTCACTAAaagtcttttttatttgtattttaagtaaTTAAACACATCCCTGTTTTTCattcatgaaatttaaaaattacccaCGAA
Proteins encoded in this region:
- the LOC130865916 gene encoding 60S ribosomal protein L7a-like, yielding MPKGKKAKGKKVAPAPAVVKKQEAKKVVNPLFEKRPKNFGIGQDIQPKRDLTRFVKWPRYIRLQRQRAILYKRLKVPPAINQFTQALDRQTATQLLKLAHKYRPETKQEKKQRLLARAEKKAAGKGDVPTKRPPVLRAGVNTVTTLVENKKAQLVVIAHDVDPNELVVFLPALCRKMGVPYCIIKGKARLGRLVHRKTCTTVAFTQVNSEDKGALAKLVEAIRTNYNDRYDEIRRHWGGNVLGPKSVARIAKLEEAKAKELATKLG